The DNA region GGTGGTGCCCTTACCTGATTTTATTACCAGTTTTCATCCGAATCCATTGGGGAATGGGCcgattctgcttttgttttttggccaGGAACCTCTTGATCCTGAAAGTCTTGTGAGAAGACTGGGAAGGACAGGCAATCAATTTAGACAGTAATACCATAGCTTGCTCAAGTCAAAAAGAAttctgatttcactcatatgtgggatataaaactgagacgcATAATAAAAGTATGGTGGTTAACAGAGGAAAGGGGTGAGGGGCTAGGAAGGGCCAAACACACGGGACAGAAGGTGGTCACAGGGTGTTGGGGCACTCAATGCAATGTGTAATGTGCCAGGGAGATGTTCGCCTAAAACCCATGTGATCCTATgggccagtgtcaccccaataaatttaacttctaaaaacaatataaacatatatgaagTTATATTCAACGTCATCAACTCCCTCAATCCAACAAACATCTGAATGCCTAGCATATACTGAAAACAGCTCTCTCAACTCCTCATGCCGTTTGTTTTGTTCCTTGCAAGTTCTTTGGAGGCAGATACCATAATTCCCAtcgtttaaaaacaaaaaacaaaaccagggtCAGGGAGGTACGGAATCTGCCTCCATAGGAGTACTAATGTGCAGAGCTGAAATTCAACCCAGATCCTTTCTGAGGCCAGGGGAGGGGATCTTCCCGTCTACCCTAGGAGGCCCACATCCGGCATGGCTAGAACTGGGAAACTTTGTTTtcaagaaatacaatttttaataaaCCAAACAATGTTATCACTTGCAAAATATAACACATGCAAGTCGGTCTCAGTGCCCTTCTTAAACCAGGAGTACTCACCTCCAAGAGTCACCAAGAAAGTAATTAAGATTGACATCCATACCCCCCACATTCAGTATTTATTCccaaaccactgatcttttttattaattctaattatttaAAGTGGCACTTTTCCAAGGGTGACTTTTCCCATTTCTCTTTGCATTTTGGGGGGCTTTCATGAAGAACTCGGTCATCTAAGCCCAACTGCAACCAACACCCCCCATACCCACAGGACAATCTGGAGAAACAGTATGGATGGTGGCCTAAGTCTGGCCAGTGTGGTCCAGGACACCCTTGTGTAACAGAGGCCATTATAAAGAAGACAAAGACTATGCTCTATCTCCTCGCTCGCAGTAGTAGTTGTAAATTAAAACTTCTACCATCtactaaaactattaaaaaaaacaaataactggTCCTCTCCATATGTAGAAGCCTATAAACAAGTTTAACTTCTCAGGGAACTGTCACAGGAAAAACCCCGAACAGTGAATGTTCGCCGTTAGCATTTTACGAAGAATGCCCAAAGGGCAGATAGGTTCACATAAGAGCACTCCTGTTCAAGTGGCTTCCACCGAGTgaacaaagaactaaaaaacTCCTGGAAGCCCAGAACGTGGTAGGCGCCTGGCcgccaaacaaaaaaatccccccccccaaaaaaaaaaacactttgcgAAGACCAGCAGCCCACATCGTATCCTCGATGCCAGGTACGCGTCGCAGGCATTGCGCAGTCGAGCCACGATTTCTGGGGTGCCCCCCCGCGACCTCTTTCTCTGTCCCAGGACCTCAGTTCGCCCCGGGAGAAGCGCAAAGGGAAAGGGCAACGACCACCTGGGCCGCGGCCTGgagcacagccccccccccacctcgtgGCGCCAGCGCAGGCCGCCCCTTCCCAAGTGCTTGCTCACTAGCTTCCCGCCAGGCCCAACTGGAGCAGGGACCAAACTCATCTTCCCTGCAAAAAGCCCGTAAACAGACCCCCGCACCTTGGCGACGCCCACCCCGCGTGCGAGCTTGCGGGAGACCTCCGATCTCGGGAAGCCACCCCCGCGCGGATGGTAATGGATGGACTTACCATGGCGAGGAAGAAACAACCGCACACACCACGATGGCGGAGAGAAAAAGGACGAAGCAGGCGGAAATACGCGTTTAGTGGGACTGGCGGGCGGGGCTTCGGTCTGACGCGAGCAGTCCCCACCCTTCCTGGGGGCCCCTCCTCTCAGACGCTCCCGCGGCGCCGTGGGAAACCGGGCTCCTTCCAGCAAAATGGACTTCGCTTTGCGTGTCTTCCGTAAGTGGGTTCCTCCGAGCCCGTCGGCGTGTCAGGGGCACCTGCTTCGTGGGTAAGGACGACCGCCATTATCAAGACCAAAACAGAAGCCCTTCGGGGAGGTGAAAGCGCTAAGTGGGTGGGCCTAACTCCaagggaagggggcggggcgTCAGGTCTGAGCGCGCGAGATTTCCGCTTGCGCGCGCGGAAGCTGGGCCCTGGAGGTTCTGGGTGGGAACGCGGTTTCTGCGCAGCTTGAAGTACAGTTGGCTCTAAACGATACGGTTTTGATCTGCGTGCGCCCACTTCTACGTGGATGTTTTGCAAACCATATACAGTCCGCTCTCAAGTTTCCCCTGTTATCACATCCGTGGGTTCAAGCAAAATAGTGTTTTTGATCcacggtttgaaatcctggggtGCGGGTCTGGAGGACCGCCGCCTGCATTGTCCTAGGACTGTGTGCATTGTTTTACGCtgttttatataagggacttgatcATGTGTGGATTTGGTATGAGGGCGGAGTCCTGGAACAAacctcccacccccgccctgcGGATACCAAAGGGGGACTGAGTGTTTGCGCAGTCAGAAGTTacacatgggtttttttttttactgcgtGGGGGGTCGGCCAAACACCCCCAACCCGTGTTGTTGAGGGTCAACTGTAGTATCCACCTGGCTACGCGGTGTGGGACAGGAAGGGACAGTGCTCTTAGAGGAAGCAGGAGATACCAGCGGGGGCTGGACCAGGTGAGTGGGCCCTATAAGCCTAGAGACAGCCAAGGAACTGTAGGCAGTGTAGGCAAGAGGTTTTCGATGAAGGTTTTAAGCTTAGAAAGTTCTGGACAGAACTGTTTCCTTGTTTGCTGAGAAGCCCAGACTAACATTGTAGTCCACCTTTGGCAAAATATACAGGAAGTCATGGCAACAATTTGGATGTTACTGTTtccattttcatctttttcttatttataaagaaagaactTTCAAAAACAGAGAAGCCTGCtaagcaaagtttttaaaaatgaaaacaaagaagttTTTATATGTCTTTGCAGTCACCTCCAGTGGTTTTGCACCAATAGAGTAAGGTAAGAGTTTTCAACCTGTGGTCCACAAGGGTTCATGTTTAGAATTCACAGAATACATGAACTTGGATGGTTCACTTAGTTTTCATTCAACTCAGAAGTGTAGcagtttatatacaaatataggcaACAAACTGCAGTGGTAATTAGCAATACCAAATGTCTTGCTCACCAATAGAAATCTCAGATCATACCACATTCAAGTTGATGCTGTGGGGGGGTGTAAAAAGAATTTTCCTCCATATTTCTAAACTCTTTAGGTTTGActaatcaaattaaaatgagatattaaCAGGAGATAAATGACCAAACTTATTACATAATTACCTATAGGGTGTTTCGTAAGGCTATAAGATTCAGGGACTCATTATGCAATTGAGGCATATAACATTCTGGACTAAGGAGAAGGAGACAAGTCTGGGACTTCAAAGGGAGAGTAGGCAACTCACAGGTaggggaaaaagaataaacatttggTAAATAAATTCTTGCCTGGCCACCAGAAACATGGGAAGTCTAACAGACTTTCTATATTCTTCCCCATCGACCACACTTACATCATATTACGCTCCTTCCTTCAAGCAGATTTTTCTATCTGAATTCCTTTAGGCAGGTAAAGGAAGAGGTTAAAAAAATGCCTTTTCTTTAGTTTGTTGGACTTTTATtgtttcagctcaaaataatctacATGCCAGGGTGGCACATTCTGGGGAGACACGTTCTGGACTCCTACAATGTAGATGTCTCCCTCTCCCTTGTTTGAAGTTTCACTAGTTATTAGGACCACAAGTAGAATTGTGTTAAGAAGCCCATGTGTTGCTATactcatttatttagaaaatattttgaccctggctggttgactcagtggtagagcgttggcctgctgtgtggaagtctgggttcaattcccggtcagggcagtGATGTAGTGAACATAACTGGTGCCCAGGGCACGACACTTTATTggtgcccccctccccttctactacACTTTTCTTgcttgtcttggagaccatttggcgcccCTCTGTGGGTGGCGCCGGTTGTATGATAGACCCCCTTGGCCTGCCTCGCTAAGCTACTGGGTCAGGgcaccatcttcttctccactcctccaccttcccctcctctctctgtctctctctctgttctatctctttctctactCCTCCTACTGCCAGGGCTCGAACTggttgagcaaattggccccaagctctgaggatgactccatggcctcgcctcaggtgctaaaataactcggttgccaagcaatggagcagcggccccagatgggcagagcatcgctctgtagggggcttgctgggtgtttcccagtcgggtgcatgcaggagtctgtctctgcctccctgcctctcacttaataaataaaataaagtaaaataaatgaaatattttgagagCTGTTTTGCAGTGTAATTGGTTTTTCTTTGTAATCATAtgtactttgttttaaaaacattccGAAAATAAATCTCTACACTTCATGAGATTGCCAAAGGGTTCCACAGCACAAAAATGGTATGAATTCTTGGATTGGAGTATAGTGACATGGTAGAACAAAGTAGATAGGAGGTTTTGGAAATAGTCTGGACAAGAAATGATGGTGGCCCAAAGTAAGACAGTCCCCACGATGTTGAATAAGAAGAACTAAAATCAAGCCCTGTCCAGATAAGCTAGCTCTGTTGGCTAGAGCTTCCCTAAGCACAGAGGCTGCAGGTTcagtcccaggtcagggcacacacccgaacagattgatgtttctatctctttttccctctcccttcctctctctaaagttactaaataaaaaaggaagaaataaaatcaagagaCATTGAAACATAAAAGTAACAAGATGTGGTTCCATGTTTCTGCCTTGAGCATGCTGGTGCCTTAGAATTAGAGTGGGATTCCAGAAACCATGGGAAGCTTGAACCCAATTTCACAGTTACCGGTTTTTAACAGTGCAAGTTTTCTTACATTAATCCCATCCAGTTTTAAAATTCAGACCCTCATCcagataattttacatttaattgaAGAGAGAGACCTCAGACTTTGTAACCTGGATTATTCtttctatcatctatatctatctatctatctatctatctatctatctatctatctatctatctatgtattcgTTCATTCATTTGCAGCAGATAAGCCCTTAATTGATTAAAttagcatcatcatcatcatagctTTCATTTACCTCAGATTTAGGGTGTGACTGACACTGCAACATACTGGCTATGTGACTTTAACTAGGCAATGGAACACATAACTTAGCCCATCTGTGCTTCAGgtctttatcttttattattttttattttagagagagaggaagggagagaaacactgatctgttcctatatgtgtcctgatcgGGGATTAAACTGGCATCCTCTGCATATCGGGACaaggctccaaccaactgagctgttcgGCCAGGGCAGCCCATCTGCGCTTCAGTTTCATCTGCTGTAAAATTGggataaataatatttcttaactCATAGTGCTGTGGTGAGGATTTCAAGTCACTGGTAGGATATATACCCGATATTAATAGCTACCAAGCTCAGTGAAGAGCACCCATGATTGCGTTCATTCCCTTGTATTGTAACAGGGCAGATAGTGCTAGGAAccataaaaaacacacacagcctgacctgtggtggcgcagtggataaagcgtcaacctggaaatgctgaggtcgccggttcaaaaccctgggcttgcctggtcaaggcacatatgggagttgatgcttcctgctcctcctccttctttctctctgtctctctctctctctctccctctctctctcctttctaaaatgaataaataaaataaaaatttataaaaacaaaaacaaaaaaaaacaaacaaaaacacacacaaactatTACAAGAACGTTGAAGGGGTGATGATTGACAATTAAGAGGCAGAGGTAACATTTGAACTCGTCCTTGCAAGGTGAGTAGTGGTGGTGTTATGAGGTGAattgtattttcccaaagttcATATGTTGGAGCCTTAATCTCTattatctcagaatgtgaccttatttggaggtAGGGCATTTACTGAGGTGCTGAAGATGAGGCTTGTTAGTGTGGGCCCTAGTCCAGTCGAACTGGGTCCTTATCAGATGAGATTAGGACACAGATACCAGGGATGCATTCTCATGCGGAAAGACCATttgaaaaaagacacaatgagaaggtGGTCAGCCATCTGCAAAtgaaggagagaggcctcaggagaaacggAACCTGATGaccccttgatcttggacttccagctcctggaactgtgagaaatttctgttgtgtaagcccCCCAGTCTGTAGTATGTTAGTATGGCAGCTCTAGCAAACCAATACAGGTGGGATCAGCACATGGGGAGCTAAGGGGGAAGGGTTTTCCAGCTAGGAGGACCAGCCCACCTCCAGTCACAAGGGTTGATACGCAGTACATTCTGATTGGTTGGAACCAGGGAAGCCAGTTTCAGCAACGGGTTCAACAGAGCTGGGTCTCAGGGGTCAGAAAGGACAAGGACTATGAACAGGCTCCAGAATGTGATGTAAGGGGTTTCTTGGTGCCCACCAAAGTTGGGCAGTAAACAGGCAGGAAAGTGGCAAGAAGGGGAAAGAGTGTGGTGAGCTGGGGCGGAACCTGAAGGGGATGTTTTTAGGATGTTTGGGTGTGAAGGGAAGGAGACAAGGAGGGCAGTGAGAGACGGTGGTGGGCTCAAGAGTTGGTCATTTCTGCTTGATGATGGACAGGAAGAcgagaaggagagagaataaagatGTAAGGAAACCTAGGAATAATGGATAGTGGGGGGATTTTGGAGGATGTGGGGGGTAGCGCTGAGAGTATAAAGAGAGGAGTTTGCCTTGAAAAGAACAGCCATTTCCCACatggaaggggaaggatggatgaagagaattttttttttgcaaatttatttttttttaatattttttatttattgattttttagagagagaggagtgagagagacagagagagagagaagggggaggagcaggaagcatcaactcccatatgtgccttaaccaggcaagcccaaggtttcgaaccggcgacctcagtgttccaggtcgacgctttatcccactgcgccaccacaggtcaggcgaattttgttttttaattatgtaaatattttacatgctTCCATTTACATCCTATATGACCCTGCATTTCCTCTCCTAGGTGTTTCCCCAACAGAGGGGTGAACGAATGTGCATCAAAAGGTATGTACTAAATTGCTATAGCAGAATTATTTCTAATAGCTCCAAACTGTAAACTGTCCTAGTCTATCaccaggtgaatggataaactgtggtcCATTTACCGAGGGCTGATAACATAGCAGCAGTGCTCAAACTGTAATCCAGGGAACTCTGGCGGGTCCTCAGTATCTTTCAGAGGATCTGCGAGgtcaaaggtattttttttaatttattttattttttatttatttttatttttatttaatcattttagagaggagggagggagggagggagggagggagagagagagagagagagagagagagagagagagagaaaggggggaggagcaggaagcatcaactcccatatatgtcttgaccagacaagtgcagggttttgaaccaaccggcaacctcagtgttcccaggtcaacgctgctttatccactgcgccaccagaggtcaggctatttttatttttttattttattttttttagtgagagagacagaggggaggggacagacagggacagaccaggaagggagagagatgagaagcatcaactcgttaattgcagcactttagttgttcattgattgcttctcatatgtgccttaaccggggtggggggtgggggggggtggctcCCAccgatccagtgaccttggacttcaagccagtgaccgtggggtgcTGTCGatgatttcacgctcaagctggtgaaatcaagtaaaataaagtaatcacatgctcaagctggtgatgccacgctcaagccagtgaccttggggttttcactctgggtcctcagcatgccaggttgacactcttatccactgcgccaccacctggtcaggcagtgggtGTTGTATttcaatataaagttaaaaacacatttatatGGGTCTACAGACAAAGCCAGAGATGAAACATGTACCatggtctagtgcaggggtcgggaacctttttggctgagagaatcatgaatgctacatattttaaaatgtaattccgtgagagccatacaacgacccgtgtatgttacgcattatccaataaaaatttggtgttgtcccggaggacagctgtgaatggctccagccacccgcaaccatgaacatgagtggtaggaaatgaatggattgtaatacatgagaatgttttatatttttaacgttactatttttttttattaaagatttgtctgtgagccagatgcagccatcaaaagagccacatctggctcgcgagccataggttcctgacccctggcctaacGGCTATTCTGggctctgccccttctcccctcccccataggCTATTTTCCCATAGCTAATTTTTATTAGTCACTGATTTCTCCTTCCATTGTTTCTTTCTGGAAAATATCTGAAtcgtttcattttcatttaatttcaaatattcaTATATTAGAATAACTGCCCTTTCACCTTCCTGTAGCAAAAGTAGGATGTTATATAGAAGAGAGAACTtgggagatggagagaaggagaaCCAAATGGCACACAGTCGTTGGCTTAATCACAGGAAATCAGGAGGCTGAGCAGCCAACTGTGGAGAATAAAGGCttttggagaagagagaagggtttGGAAGAGATACGTGCATTCACTTGAGAAGGTGAATGACCTTACTGTGTGCAATAGTTGGGTAGACTGGGCGGTAGAGGTTGGGGGAAAAGGTCTTCAGAGAAGCAGCTGCTTGAGGGAAATCCTGACAGGAAtaggagagggcagagaaggggaGCGAGGGACAGCTTTCTGGGAAGGAACTATATTTGTAAAAGTGTAGAGGCCAAGAGCACATATCCAGGGCCTTTCAGGGTAGGCCTAGACAGTGGTTTACAACCACTGGTCCAGCGACCAGTCTGCCCGAAATTTTGTGCCGGTCCACAAAATAGTTAACCACCCTATTGTCTGAGCTTTATCCTGGGGGCAAACAATCTGCAACTTCTTTAGCTGACTAtttttttgtgcctgaccaggaggtggcacagtgtacaaagcgtcgaactgggacgcagaggacccaggtttgaaaccctgaggttgcccttTCGTGTACTTGCTTGGTGAAACCATAACCCTGGTAAATCCAGTTCTCTACCTGCTCACCATCCTGCCCCTCTGTCAGCTGAGTGAGGCAGGAGGAAGCCGACTGGTCTCATGTCAGGTTCATGACCACTAATTTCAAGTGGGCCTTCAATGCTGCCTCAAAAccctatatatatacacacacatacatatacatacatacatatatatatatatatatatatatatatatatatatatatacatatatatcccagtttcatacctattcagtgcagtttgatgtgggctcacg from Saccopteryx leptura isolate mSacLep1 chromosome X, mSacLep1_pri_phased_curated, whole genome shotgun sequence includes:
- the RPL39 gene encoding large ribosomal subunit protein eL39; translation: MSSHKTFRIKRFLAKKQKQNRPIPQWIRMKTGNKIRYNSKRRHWRRTKLGL